The following are encoded in a window of Diorhabda sublineata isolate icDioSubl1.1 chromosome 3, icDioSubl1.1, whole genome shotgun sequence genomic DNA:
- the LOC130442188 gene encoding probable 26S proteasome non-ATPase regulatory subunit 3, which translates to MVVVEDVEMKNADSPSGLEAGDNKKDTDLQSILEIREHGRQIEKSVTSKENRFILRVLRCLPNTRRKLNGLVLRSLINQIYPVAEREVLIGFTEEPSGELDATQSRARSAVKSPVPEVDAYINLLILVRLIDTNKLAEAERCSQALMNKITSQNRRTIDHIAAKCYFYHSRVAELTNKLDSIRGFLHSRLRTATLRNDFEGQAVLINCLLRNYLHYSLYDQADKLVSKCVFPETASNNEWARFLYYLGRIKAARLEYSVAHKHLVQAMRKAPQNAAIGFRQTVQKLTVVVELLLGDIPERQIFRQATMRYSLAPYFQLTQAVRMGNLQRFGEVLENFGDKFRQDHTFTLILRLRHNVIKTAIRSIGLSYSRISPQDIAKKLGLDSAEDAEFIVAKAIRDGVIEATLDPQGGFMRSKESTDIYCTKEPQLAFHQRISFCLDLHNQSVKAMRYPPKAYGKELESAEERREREQQDLELAKEMAEEDDDGFP; encoded by the coding sequence ATGGTAGTTGTTGAAGATGTAGAGATGAAAAACGCGGACAGCCCTTCGGGACTAGAAGCAGGTGACAACAAAAAAGATACAGATTTACAAAGTATCTTGGAAATACGTGAACATGGTAGACAAATTGAAAAGTCTGTAACCAGTAAAGAAAATCGCTTTATATTAAGAGTATTACGTTGCTTACCAAATACTCGAAGAAAACTTAATGGTTTAGTTTTAAGAAGtcttataaatcaaatttatccTGTTGCTGAACGTGAAGTGCTTATTGGTTTCACTGAAGAACCATCCGGAGAGCTAGACGCCACACAATCTAGAGCCCGATCTGCCGTTAAATCTCCTGTTCCGGAAGTGGACGCATATATTAACTTGCTAATTTTGGTTCGTTTAATTGATACAAATAAACTTGCTGAAGCAGAGAGATGTTCTCAAGCactaatgaataaaataaccAGTCAGAACCGACGTACTATTGACCATATAGCTGCGAAATGTTACTTTTATCATTCAAGAGTTGCCGAGCTTACTAACAAATTGGATTCAATCAGAGGATTTTTACATTCTCGTCTCCGTACTGCTACATTAAGGAATGACTTTGAAGGACAAGCTGTTCTTATTAATTGCTTATTAAGAAATTATCTACACTACTCTTTGTATGATCAAGCTGATAAACTTGTAAGCAAGTGTGTTTTTCCTGAAACAGCTAGTAATAATGAGTGGGCAAGATTCTTATATTACCTTGGTCGTATTAAGGCTGCTAGATTAGAATACAGTGTAGCCCATAAACATCTCGTGCAAGCAATGAGAAAAGCCCCTCAGAATGCTGCTATAGGTTTCAGACAAACAGTACAAAAACTTACTGTTGTTGTAGAACTACTTTTAGGAGATATACCAGAAAGGCAGATATTTAGACAAGCTACAATGAGGTACTCACTTGCACCTTACTTTCAGTTAACCCAAGCTGTTAGGATGGGGAATCTTCAACGTTTTGGGGAAGTTCTAGAGAATTTTGGAGATAAATTCAGACAAGATCATACATTCACTTTAATTCTACGCTTACGTCATAATGTAATTAAAACTGCAATAAGATCTATTGGGCTTTCATATTCCAGAATTTCTCCACAAGATATTGCTAAAAAACTTGGATTAGATTCTGCGGAAGATGCTGAATTTATTGTAGCTAAAGCAATTCGTGATGGTGTAATTGAAGCTACTTTAGATCCACAAGGTGGTTTTATGAGAAGCAAAGAAAGTACAgatatttattgtacaaaagAACCACAATTAGCTTTTCATCAAAGAATATCATTTTGCTTAGATTTACACAATCAAAGTGTCAAAGCAATGAGATATCCTCCTAAAGCTTATGGTAAAGAACTGGAGTCTGCTGAAGAAAGAAGGGAAAGAGAACAGCAAGATTTGGAGCTGGCCAAAGAAATGGCCGAGGAAGATGATGATggatttccataa
- the LOC130441785 gene encoding 2-oxoglutarate and iron-dependent oxygenase JMJD4 — protein sequence MVFEIDCQVDTNITYNYDSIDSIPSVDASDLTYASFFSNYMLPNIPCIIKGITDNWQCSSLWIKDEAVNFDYLSEQYGSDLVHVYKCRERFYNTQKCYTGSFKDYLNTFQENTSRASILTINEYVKNWHLSLQHPEDKFYEVPLYFASDWLNEFCVNNLEDDYRFVYMGPSGTWTPFHHDVFSSYSWSANIIGTKKWIMVPPGSEEYAKDSLGNLIYDIQSIASSEDTPQSLKVIEVFQNAGEAIFVPSGWHHQVHNFGYTISVNHNWVNGCNVHFMYDLLLKTLEDVKVEISDCNDMEGFEDHCQLMLNSLFGMDFKTFYQFLMYIALKRIEMQNNACSKQLFHGHEIGSNHILFDLKAVKGVLEKFVKCDEITEISAFETINVTPQDLLDDVVHNLEINGFTEYKFYFYFIPIKFPSFIYKSSIIVGDALVGVEKVL from the exons ATGGTTTTTGAAATAGATTGTCAAGTTGATACAAATATAACGTACAATTATGATTCAATAGATTCAATTCCGTCGGTTGATGCTTCTGATTTAACATACGCATCGTTTTTCAGTAATTATATGTTACCAAATATTCCTTGTATTATCAAAGGTATTACTGATAACTGGCAATGTTCTAGTTTGTGGATAAAAGACGAAGCCGTTAACTTCGATTACTTATCAGAACAATATGGATCAGATCTTGTTCATGTTTATAAATGTAGAGAACGATTTTACAACACACAAAAATGTTATACGGGTAGTTTTAAAGATTATTTGAATACTTTCCAAGAAAATACTAGTCGAGCATCGATATTAACAATAAATGAGTATGTAAAAAACTGGCACCTTTCACTTCAACATCCTGAAGATAAATTTTATGAAGTACCACTGTATTTTGCATCTGACTGGTTAAATGAATTTTGTGTTAACAATTTGGAAGATGATTATAGATTTGTTTATATGGGCCCATCAGGAACGTG GACACCGTTTCACCATGACGTATTCTCATCATATAGTTGGTCTGCAAATATAATTGGGACAAAAAAATGGATAATGGTTCCACCAGGATCTGAAGAGTACGCTAAAGACAGCCTTGGAAATCTAATATATGATATTCAGTCAATTGCAAGCAGTGAAGACACTCCTCAGAGTTTAAAAGTTATTGAAGTATTTCAGAATGCAGGAGAAGCAATATTTGTACCATCTGGATGGCATCACCAAGTTCATAATTTTGGTTACACTATATCAGTAAATCACAATTGGGTGAACGGTTGTAATGTACATTTTATGTATGATTTGTTACTAAAAACATTGGAAGATGTTAAAGTTGAAATAAGCGATTGCAATGACATGGAAGGCTTTGAGGATCACTGCCAGTTGATGTTGAATAGCTTATTTGGAATGGACTTTAAAACGTTTTATCAGTTTTTGATGTATATTGCTCTCAAACGGATAGAAATGCAAAATAATGCATGTTCAAAACAACTTTTCCATGGCCATGAAATCGGTtctaatcatattttatttgatttgaaagcAGTAAAGggagttttggaaaaatttgttaaatgtgATGAAATAACGGAAATTAGTGCCTTCGAAACTATCAATGTGACTCCACAAGATTTATTGGATGATGTTGtacataatttagaaataaatggTTTTACCGAatacaaattctatttttattttatccctATAAAATTCCCAAGTTTTATCTACAAATCATCTATAATTGTTGGAGATGCTTTAGTTGGAGTGgaaaaagtactttga
- the LOC130442189 gene encoding arginine kinase-like, which translates to MAKAKCHKCEEKCGKGRADPELILKLDRAYRELLKSDSKSLMRKYLTQEIFNKLKTKKTSFGNTLMDCIQSGLINLDSGIGIYAADQECYSLFADLFDPIIEEYHGGFRKSDVHPPSDFGDISTLGNLDPKGELVVSTRIRCCRSVEGYPFNPGLSEEQYMDLESDIVSALSDLPGELKGQYIALRDMTPMQQQQLIDDHFLFKEGDRFLEAANSNRYWPMGRGIYLNENKTFLVWVNEEDHIRIISMQKGGDIGEVYARWVTAVTTLEKKLKYIRSDRFGYLTFCPTNLGTTIRASVHIKVPKLARDMNKLNDLAGRYNLQVRGTSGEHSEAQDGIYDISNKRRLGLTEIEVVREMYNGILEMIKLEKSST; encoded by the coding sequence ATGGCGAAAGCTAAATGTCACAAATGCGAAGAAAAATGCGGAAAAGGTCGAGCAGATCCGGAGTTAATACTAAAACTCGACAGAGCGTACAGAGAACTACTAAAATCCGATTCGAAATCgttaatgagaaaatatttgacgcaagaaattttcaacaaactcAAAACGAAAAAAACTTCGTTCGGTAATACCCTGATGGATTGCATCCAATCGGGATTGATAAATTTGGATTCGGGAATAGGAATATACGCAGCCGATCAAGAATGCTACAGTTTATTCGCCGATTTGTTCGATCCTATAATCGAGGAATATCACGGCGGTTTCAGAAAATCGGACGTTCATCCCCCGTCAGACTTCGGAGACATTTCCACTTTGGGGAATTTAGATCCCAAAGGAGAATTGGTAGTTTCCACGAGAATAAGATGTTGTAGATCCGTAGAAGGTTATCCCTTCAATCCGGGTCTTTCGGAAGAGCAGTACATGGATCTCGAATCGGATATTGTTTCCGCATTATCAGATCTTCCCGGCGAATTGAAAGGGCAGTACATTGCTCTTCGCGACATGACTCCTATGCAACAGCAACAACTCATCGACGATCATTTTCTGTTTAAAGAAGGCGATAGATTTTTAGAAGCAGCTAATTCAAATAGGTACTGGCCAATGGGTAGAGGAATCTATTTAAAcgaaaacaaaacttttttggtATGGGTGAACGAGGAAGACCATATAAGGATTATTTCTATGCAGAAAGGTGGTGATATCGGAGAAGTTTACGCCAGGTGGGTGACGGCCGTTACcactttggaaaaaaaattgaaatacatacGAAGCGATAGATTTGGTTATCTAACTTTTTGTCCGACTAATCTGGGTACGACGATACGAGCTTCTGTACATATCAAAGTTCCTAAATTGGCTAGAGAcatgaataaattgaatgattTGGCAGGTAGATACAATTTGCAAGTTAGAGGTACCAGCGGAGAACATAGCGAAGCCCAAGATGGAATATACGatatttctaataaaagaaGATTAGGTCTTACGGAAATCGAAGTCGTTAGAGAAATGTACAATGGAATTTTGGAAATGATCAAACTTGAAAAGAGTAGcacttaa
- the LOC130442187 gene encoding uncharacterized protein LOC130442187, with product MVCKEEVLLWFKDLDSHNRIDLVYELLNMCLPFELRFFGSCIEELGRHTYLELRGPSITANDLEKLSKDTSFNHGILDESVRHRLIIYLSLLSSRNYSVANWLYRKLLRTDSIEEFLKEKWKDEMLHSEFLLLYTMALHHPAFIFEQKQFFSRVLMNLIDIRENRVSAKHSELGYPPGFGYPTQKSIMETPMVPVKTAQPTCGDSPAIFHQPPGLPHLPPPPPTHLDFNGIPMWNRPGFPYGAPEVVPPFPTPTISPLVSQAASPSQSRSSSPHRTQLVRPPPPPPPSGIQLPPIQPPGLSVPVTINLEVLSAPIVSTQIAAELVPPPNIPVFPPHPDLKAIEDDPLKLNSIEEKRDILWPPEVKPNGIRFPLMGKLSPCLVEQMQAINLEGENALHQSNSSSNSSPNDTPPGTPSTTPHGPGRGGGETITKPRSNGIPPFGVNTCPDAQSPPPFSNSTVPYSFQQPFTTLPHNRSMFHYNPAFRATFTAQFPTPNFPTDTNYPPYTTVPYIPIMYSSPYPPRTQPGCYNCGAPNHVGSECTSQNIEEITQKKTYVLDYNSPSTDPEK from the exons ATGGTGTGTAAAGAGGAGGTACTACTATGGTTTAAGGACTTGGATAGTCATAACAGGATAGATTTGGTGTATGAGTTATTAAATATGTGTTTGCCGTTCGAGTTGCGTTTTTTCGGTTCTTGTATAGAGGAATTGGGTAGACATACTTACCTGGAACTACGCGGACCCAGCATCACAGCCAacgatttggaaaaattatcaaaagataCTTCGTTCAATCATGGTATATTGGATGAAAGTGTTCGGCACAGGCTTATAATTTATCTCTCGTTACTATCATCTAGGAACTACAGTGTTGCCAATTGGTTATATCGGAAATTGTTAAGGACAGACTCGATTGAagagtttttaaaagaaaaatggaaagatGAAATGTTACAtagtgaatttttattattatatacgaTGGCGTTACACCATCCagcatttatttttgaacaaaaacaatttttcagtaGGGTGCTAATGAACTTGATCGATATTAGGGAAAATAGGGTTTCGGCTAAACATAGTGAATTAGGATATCCGCCCGGGTTCGGCTATCCAACCCAAAAG tcAATAATGGAAACTCCGATGGTACCAGTAAAAACCGCCCAACCCACCTGCGGCGATTCACCTGCGATATTCCATCAACCCCCAGGTTTACCACATTTACCACCACCTCCACCTACTCACCTAGATTTTAATGGAATACCCATGTGGAATAGACCAGGATTTCCGTATGGTGCTCCTGAG GTGGTACCACCTTTCCCAACACCGACCATTTCACCACTAGTCAGTCAAGCAGCTTCGCCTAGTCAAAGTAGAAGCTCGTCTCCACATCGGACGCAATTAGTGAGGCctccaccaccaccaccacctaGTGGGATTCAG cTTCCTCCTATACAACCGCCCGGTTTATCGGTACCAGTTACGATCAACTTGGAAGTATTAAGTGCACCAATAGTCAGTACCCAAATAGCAGCGGAATTGGTACCTCCTCCTAATATACCAGTGTTTCCACCACATCCTGATTTAAAAGCAATTGAGGATGACCCATTGAAG TTAAATTCGATAGAAGAAAAGCGTGATATTCTGTGGCCTCCGGAAGTGAAACCGAACGGTATACGATTTCCTTTAATGGGAAAATTGTCGCCGTGTTTAGTAGAACAAATGCAGGCGATAAATTTAGAAGGTGAAAACGCTCTGCATCAATCGAATTCGTCTAGTAATAGCAGTCCGAACGATACGCCGCCCGGTACACCGTCGACAACGCCCCACGGCCCCGGTAGGGGAGGAGGTGAAACGATAACGAAACCAAGATCAAACGGTATACCTCCTTTCGGTGTTAACACTTGCCCAGACGCCCAATCCCCGCCGCCGTTTAGCAACAGTACCGTGCCTTACAGTTTTCAACAGCCCTTTACGACTCTACCGCATAACAGGTCAATGTTTCACTATAATCCCGCGTTTAGGGCCACATTTACCGCTCAATTTCCAACACCGAATTTTCCGACTGATACCAATTATCCCCCATACACTACCGTTCCTTATATCCCTATTATGTATTCCAGCCCTTACCCTCCGAGGACTCAACCGGGATGTTATAATTGTGGCGCGCCTAATCACGTCGGCAGTGAGTGTACTAGCCAGAACATAGAAGAGATTACCCAGAAGAAAACTTACGTTTTGGATTATAATTCGCCTTCAACCGATCCGGAGAAATGA